A genome region from Setaria italica strain Yugu1 chromosome III, Setaria_italica_v2.0, whole genome shotgun sequence includes the following:
- the LOC101763765 gene encoding germin-like protein 5-1 has translation MAIPSPLLSFAIVVAVLLLPSPSLAGDPELLQDICVADITSTMKVNGFPCKATVTEDDFYFKGLANPGNTNNTYGSVVTGANVEKVPGLNTLGVSLSRIDYAPGGLNPPHTHPRATEIVFVLQGTLDVGFITTGNKLIAKTITAGDVFVFPRGLVHFQKNNEDVPAAVISAFNSQLPGTQSLPMTLFAATPEVPNYVLTKAFQVGSKEVEKIKSRLAQKKS, from the exons ATGGCCATTCCATCTCCGTTGCTTTCCTTTGCCATCGTCGTCGCCGtgctcctccttccctccccgtCCCTTGCCGGCGACCCCGAGTTGCTCCAGGACATCTGCGTCGCGGATATCACGTCCA CCATGAAGGTGAACGGATTTCCCTGCAAGGCCACCGTGACAGAGGACGACTTCTACTTCAAAGGCCTCGCCAACCCCGGTAACACCAACAACACCTACGGCTCCGTCGTCACCGGCGCCAACGTCGAGAAGGTGCCGGGCCTCAACACCCTCGGCGTGTCGCTGTCACGCATAGATTACGCCCCCGGTGGCCTGAACCCGCCGCACACCCACCCTCGCGCCACCGAGATTGTCTTCGTCCTGCAGGGCACCCTGGATGTGGGCTTCATAACCACCGGGAACAAGCTGATTGCGAAGACTATCACTGCCGGCGACGTCTTCGTCTTCCCCCGCGGCCTGGTACACTTCCAGAAGAACAACGAGGACGTGCCCGCCGCCGTTATATCGGCCTTCAACAGCCAGCTACCCGGCACGCAGTCCCTCCCCATGACACTGTTCGCGGCGACGCCGGAGGTGCCTAACTATGTCCTCACCAAGGCGTTCCAGGTCGGTAGCAAGGAGGTGGAGAAGATCAAGTCCAGGCTTGCTCAGAAAAAGAGCTAA